GGTTTTGGTCGGTTTGCCTGGTAAATTGCCAGTCCGGCAGCTAGCGTAATGAAAATTGCTGCAGCAGCACGAAGCCAGTTTTTTAACTTGGGCTTGCGGCGGATGTATTGGCTGATGATGCGGTTGTAAATTTGATCTGCTTTATTTTCAGAAAGGTCTTTGAGGTGTTGTAGCGGCTGTGCTTTCCATGTGCCGTCCAGTAAGCTGATAAAAATAGCTTCATTTTCGGGATCACTCAATAATACTTCTAACTCCCTTAATTCTTCTTCAGAACTGAGGTTATCAATGTATTGCTGATATAAGAAGATCAGTCTTGACGTTTTCATGGTTTATACTGGTTAAATAAAGGCTGCGGCTAAAATGCTGTTCCCCTTTTTTAATATAGACCCCCGGGAAAAAGGTTCGGAGTAGTCGGGATGAAAAAAAATGTAATTATTTTTTTTCGCTGATGATTTGCATCAAGATGATGAACATGGAAACATCGGTATTGTTGATGACATAGTTGCGTAAAAACCTGAGCGCATGTTGCATGTGTGTTTTTACGGTAAGCGGAGAAATGGAGAGCTTTTCTGCCACCTGGGCATATTGCAAACCTTCGTCCTTACAGAGGGTATACACCATTTTTTGCTGTGGTGGCAATAGGTTTATGGCTTCGGTAAGGATACGTTCGGTATCGTTAGAGATAATTCTGTCTTCCGTTTCATTGTGGTTCTCTGTCCAGGAATGGGAGAGCTCTTCATTTACCCTTACCTCAAGTTTCATCCGCCGAAGCAGTTTAAAGGTAATGTGTTT
The nucleotide sequence above comes from Pedobacter sp. MC2016-14. Encoded proteins:
- a CDS encoding RNA polymerase sigma factor, with the translated sequence MYKLRVADRIPSYDEKLLLSKISKGDEVAFRMVFDYHRKRVYSYALKVVKSESQAEEILHDVFMKIWQHESAEEIESLEFYLRTLTKHITFKLLRRMKLEVRVNEELSHSWTENHNETEDRIISNDTERILTEAINLLPPQQKMVYTLCKDEGLQYAQVAEKLSISPLTVKTHMQHALRFLRNYVINNTDVSMFIILMQIISEKK